The nucleotide sequence TTCGCGGATTGCGTTGACCACAACTGTCATCCTGTCCATCAACTCCCCTGCCCAAATAAACATGTCGTCAAAGCAGTGATAGCCCTCGCGCGTTGCTTCTTCGCAGGCACGTTGTACGCGTTGATAAGTAGGCGTATGTTCACCGCAAGGAAACGCGCCATTCTTCTTCGCCAACCTGAAGTTTATATCAATGATGCGAATGTTTGATTCGTCGGCGCCGTTTTTTTGGAGAAAGACACGAGTTCCGCGATCGAGCTTGCACCATCGGCGACGTTCGCAGATTTCCGTATCAATGATTTTGACAGAATAACTCCGCGACCTCAGCCACGGTCTGGCGAGGAATTCATTCACGAAGCTGTGGATGGTTCCGACGAAGTGCGGATAAGAGAGCAGACGCCGTCCGGCAGCGGTATTGCCCAGCTTCGTCTCAATCTCGCTCCGAGCAGTGTTGGTGTGTGAAAGCACGCAGATGCCCCGCGTGCGGTAATGCCACTTTTGCGACAAGATCGCCAGCTTGGCCACCAAGAGCGTTGTCTTGCCGCTGCCCGGGCAGGCCGCAATGTCCATCGGCTCCATTGACTTGAAGACTGCTTGGCGCGGGTCATCTCCATCCTTCCCGTGAAATGCGCCCGGCGAAAGATGCAGAAGGTGGGAGGCCCAACGAATGTCGTTGTCGCTGACAAGTGGGGGAACAAAAGGACAGGACTCACTCATTCGGTTCTGGTTTCCCCTCAGGTGCAGCTTCAAATTCTCGAGTTACGCAGTCAATTGCACGCACGAGATATTTCGGCAGGAGCTCGTGCCAATCCTCAAGGCTGAGTGGAACATTGTCCTTCTTCCTGACCTGTAGCCGGCTCGCCAAGTATTGGGCGGCGATGGGTTTGGAAACGCCTCTCTTGACAAATTTCGCGTAAACATGCGACGCAAGCACCTCTTCCTTTGAGCAATGATCCTTCCCCACCACCACGGCCTCAAGAGCAGCAAATTCTTTCTCAGCATCTTGTTCTACGTCGGCTACTGTCTTCTTGTTTGCGTTTATCGCGTCATCTTGATCGGCGAGAGAGGCGGCAACGAAAACGTCTTTAGCCAGTCCGGCGGAGAAACCACCGTTCTCGTTTTTTGGGCCAAGTGCGAGGTCAAACTCCAAAGTCCATTCGTCAGAGACGAACGTTTGGACGCGTTGACCGGCAGCTTTGGCGATCTTTTCAATGCGATGCACGGCCAAGGCTTCTTCATTTTTGAAGTCTTTCTTAGCGAGCCAGCGACGGGCGACTGGGGCTGGCCAGTCAACGCCTCCTTCAACTTTTCCAATAATCACAGGCGCGCAGTCCGGCATTACGTCCATGTCAGTCACGCAAGCGACCGGAATCTCGAGCACGCGGTCTTTTTCTTCATCCTTGCGCTGAAAAATCTTTGCGTAGCGTCGCAGGCCAACACCGCCCACATTCACGATAGACACGCCATGTTTCGTGAAATCACGACCAAGGAGTTTTGCTAAAGTGGGTAGCAAGATGTTCTCTGCGTCACCTTCGACGATCATCACGCCACGAGCGAAAAAAAGATTCGCCTTGGTGACATCAAGAAAGCGTTCGAGGAAACGGTAGTCCGACGAATCCAATTTCGTTTGTTGTTCGGCCATCGAAAACGCGCGCCCCTTGTGCATCATCACGAGGTTGTTCAGTTTGATTGCCGATGCAAGGTTGGGGCTGTGAGTGGTAACGATGATCTGAATGCTTTCCTTCTCCTTCTCGGCCTGCTCCTGCAAGTATTTCATCACCCGCAACTGCCGCTGAGGATGAAGATGTGCTTCCGGTTCCTCAATCAAGAGCAACCTGTTCCCCACGCTTTCTTTTGCCAACAGAAGGAGTTCGCAAGCCATGAACAAGAGGTTATCCGAGCCCAAACCAAGTTTGCCGGCGCCGCCAAGGCGGAGATCAAGTTTCTCCAGCAACTCTGTTAGTTGCGCGTCAGGTGAGGCTTTTGCTCCGCCAACTGTTATGGTGCTCGCGAGGGTATCTCCAAGAATGGCAAGTTGGCTGAGGTTTTTGTCAATCTCGCCTCGTGCCACTTCGACTCCTTTGTGCTTCTCAAGCAGGTGATTGACCAAATTGGCGATCCCGCGCATGCTGAGATCCAGGTCTTTCAGGCTCTTGGAATCATCCCAAATATCCTGCCCTTCCCGAATCTGATTCGACTGACGTAACACTTGTGCCAGCCGAGAGCCACGCCCGGCCAAAAGGGATTCCTCGGCGTCCCGCAACGGTCGAAGATAGGTGGCACGCAGAAATTCACGAGCTTCCGGGGCGATACTGGGGCCGTCCCCGTTCTTTCCCGAGTGAACTTCGACACGTCGGTAAGGCCGCCCCTTGCGCGTCTCCCCTGTATTCTCAGCCGTCCAATTGACAAAAAGGAATTGGTGATGGTCGCCACCGATTTCCTCGTAACTCAAATACTCAATGAACGCCCTCTTGTCCTCGTCACTTAAACCCTCGAATTTGCAGACGATCCTGATTTCTTTGAATTGTTTAGCGGCTGCCCGGGGACGGAAGTCAGCATCCTCCAGTCGGAACCAATCTTGATCGGTTGTTCCGAGTGCGAAGCGTAGCGCATCAATCACGGCTGTCTTGCCCGCATCGTTTTCGCCAACCAAAGCTGTCAAGCCAGGACGTAATGAGAGCTCAAGACGGTCGTCCCCCTCACCGAAGCAACGGAAGTTTTCAATCGTGACTTTGGAAATGTGCATTTGCAGACCTTGTGTTGTTTAATTCGGCGGCCAAAGTTTCTCAGAGCGCGACCGTTTGCCAATCACTTCCGCCAAGACGCCGACCTTTGCCGCGATGCGCGTGGCGATGTAGTCGAGCGCGGCTTCGTCGGCAGCCAGCCAGTCGGAATAGCCGGCGGCTTGCGCGGATTGAATCGCGGCTTGAAATGCTTCGCGCAACGGTTCAGGCGGTTCTCGCAACCAAACTTGAGGCGCCCATTCAGGGCTTGGAATGTTTGTGGAACGTGAACCCCGGCCGTTGCCCCGGGCTATCATCGGTCGGGCTTGCAGCCCTTTTGAATTAGCGTTCATCAGCGTCAATCAGCGGTTCAAACTTTGCGCCTTTGCGGCTTGGTCTCTTTGCGTTGAACTAAATCCGCGTTCATCGGTGTTCATCCGTGGTTAAGAATCCAGTGCCCGTTGGTTCATCGCTCGCGGAGCAGTTTGACCAGCTTGTCCAAGTCTTCGCGCGACGGTTTCTGGCCGGAGAGTGTGCGGAAGAAAACCGGCAGGTGCGCGGCGAGTTCCTCGTCCTTGAGCAGATGGTCCGGAATGCGCCCGGCGTCCACGGCGGCGTAATTGAAGAACTTGTGCCAGCCGTCGGTGTCGGGCTTGAGGCCGAGTTGTTTCGCCCATTCGCGAAGGGTTTTATCGTCTTTGGGTGGAGGTGAGACCTCGCGCTCGATCTTGCTCCAGTTGCTGGGGTCGTAACCGGTCTTGAGGCACAACTCGCGCAGGCCGAGCCGTTGTCGCGCTCTCAGTTCTTTGATGAATGTTCCAAACATAAATGGTTTTGGTTTTGAGTGTGTGGTAATACATTTACCACAGCAAGCGCATTTGGCAAGAGAATTTTTTAAATCCCGTCAGGCAGCAAGCCGTGGCCGGGCAAGCGGCAACGCGGGATGCAAGAACCAAAGAATGCTTTGCATTCGGTCCCGCGTCAGCCCACCGTGTGGCAACATTTGTGATCTATCGAGGTTCAAAATGACTGCAATATATCCACTTGCTCAAGCGTGTTCGGGGCGACAATTTGCCCGCAGGTCGTTCTCCCGAGCGGTTCTGTCCAGCTTCCTCGCGACGATCACATTGGCGGCAGCCTCCGCATTCGGTAGCAGCGGCTTGCCTAAGGCGGACATGGATTTCCTCCGCGACATGACACGGGACGTCATCGAAGCCTCGCGGGTCAAGCCCGGTTCGAATGGCGGCGGAAAGTGGACGATCACCAACTCCTGCGGCTTCACGCTCATCACGCCGGGCAAGGACACGTACACGTCTTACTGGATCCGTGATTTCTCGATGTCGGTGGATTCAGGATTCATCTCGCCCGACGAACTGCGCGATCACTTGCTGCTGACCTGCAAAGCCCAGAACGGACCGGCAGATCGCCAGCTTGCCAATGGCCTCCACGTGCCGCCGTGGGCCATTCCCGATCACATCAATTACGACGGGCGGCCGGCCTTCTACCCCGGCACTTATTCCTCGGGCCAGGATCAGGGCGCGGGGGCATGTGGCCGCGTCCCTCCCATTGACGACCATTATGAGTTCGTCCACATCGCTTATGCCTATTGGATGGCGACGCATGACATCAAAGTTTTTGAAATGGAGGTCAACGGCGTCCGCGTCTTCGAGCGTTTGGAAAAGGCGTTCTCCAGTCCCACCACTGATCCCGTGACTGGGCTGGCCGTGACCACCGAGGCAGATCGCGCCGTCGGATTCGGTTTTTGCGACGGTGAGACGCACACGGGGAAGTTGTTGTTCGCCTCGCTGCTTCGCTATCGGGCTGCGGGCGAACTGGCCGAACTGGCGCGCGCCGTTGGCCAACGCGAACGTGCGCCCGGCTACCGTCAAATCCAAAAGAAGATCCGCGCGAACATCGTTCCCACTTTCGCCGATCCGAAAGCCATCGGCGGATGGCTGCGTGCCTCGACCGAGATCAGTCGGCAAGCAGATGTCTGGGGCACGCTCTTCGCGCTGCACCTCGGCATCCTCGACCGCGCGGAGGCGGACGCTGCGCGCAAAACCATCGCCGATGCCGTGCGGCGCGGCACGATCACGCTCGATGGCGGGGTGCGTCAGGTGCCGACGGATATGGACTTCAGCAAGACCAGCGCCTGGGAGCGCTCGATGTGTCCGGTGAACACGTATCAGAATGGCGGGTATTGGCACACGGCGTCCGGCTGGCTCATCGAGTCGCTCTGGCAAAGCGACCGGAAGCTGGCGCTGCAGATCTTCGGGGAGATGATTGCCCATTTGCGCAGTCAGGATTTTCGCCAAGGGCCTGGTCACGGCGCGCCGTGGGAGGTTTACGGTCCGAACGGGAAGGCGAGGCAGAACCCAGTTTATATGGCGTCGGTTGCCCTGCCTTACGGCATTTTGAAACGACTGTGACCGCGATTGGAATGTTTAAGGATTCCTGGCTGTTCTTTCGGCGTTGCTCAGAACTAACGATGTCGACTAGGTTTGCCGACATCATGGCCGGGCGAAAATCATTTCCACGATGACCTCTCCCGCACAACCTTCGCACACTCAACCGGTTTCAGTCGCCCGGAGAATTTGCCGCAGTCTGTTGCTGGCAATTCTCCCGGCCTTCGTGACACCGAGTGGGCTCGCGGCCGCAACGGCTCAGCCTGATTATCTGTCGGATCATCCCGAGCTCATTCTCTCCAACACGCAGGATTGGGGCGTGTTGGGTTTCGACTCCGCCGCGCACGCGCCGGACAAAGAGGGAGTAACGCTCCAGATCGGCGAAAAGACTTTCGCGAAAGGTCTCGGCCATCACGCCAACGGCGTCATCTCGCTGATGACCGACGGTCAATACGAGAGTTTCGACGCGGAGATCGGCGTCCAACCATGCAGTGGCGGCAGTGTGATCTTCCGCGTCATCGTGGACGGCCACCCACGATTCGACAGCGGTGTCATGCGCAGTGGCGACGCGCCGAAGCCGGTTCACGTTTCGGTCGCCGGCGCGCAGGAAGTGCGGCTCGAAGCCAATGATGCGGGTGATGGCATCAATTGCGACATGGCAAACTGGGCCGATGCCCGGCTTGTGCTTGCCGCAAACGCCACAAAAGTCCGACGCGCCGAAACATCCGTGGACATGGCGCCGTTCGCGCGCGTCGTGACTTGGGATCCAAAACGCTTGGACGGCGCGCGCGCGCGCCGCATTGAGGAATTTCGCGCAGACGATCTCTTCACCGAAACCGAACTGAAACCAAATCGAAGCGGGAGCTACTCCGTGCCCGCCTGGACCAACGGCGTTGGCTGCATTGGCCTGCAGTGGCTCAACCGCCGCGCGCTTCGTGAGCTGGCGCTGGAGTTCGCCGACGCGACGAAAGTTCCGGCAACGAACGCCGTGCGCGTCGAAGGCTGGTTTGGCGAGTCCGCGTGGCAGGGAAATTGGAGACCGCTGAACGGCGAATTTCACCGCGAGGGCGCTCGGCTGATTTTCAGCCTCGCTCCCAAAGCGGGCGTGATTCAAACACAGAAGATTCGCTGGATTCTCCCGGCTACTCCCCAGCCTTCTTTGGTTCGGCTCTCTGCCTTCACGCGATCGAGTTGGGCCACGACGAATCTTTTTGTGCAGTTCGAGCGGCCAAAGGCGGGCGCACGCGGCGAACTCACCATTTGCAACGGTGAACCGGTTGCCAAATCCGAAATCCGAAATCTGAAAGCCGGAATCGCATGGAAACTGTCTCAACCACTTCACGTAAGCGTCCGCTTTAGCCGTCCATCGTCGTTTAAGTCCGACCCGACGGTGCTCCAGTTCCGTCTTCCGACGGGCAATGTCGGGGTCGCCGTCGAAGACGTGCTGACGAATGACTGCGTTTATTTGCCCGACCTCAGCCTGTTCGTCGCGCGCGAGCCGCTGCCGGTCACGCTGGCCGACTACAAGCGCCGCATCGCGGGCCGAAAGACCATCCTCGAGGAAGTTCGCGCCTTGCCCGACCAGACGCTCGCGCAGGCGATGGCGAGAACACACCACGATTTCCAACGCGAAGGTCCGGTGCTGCTCTCGCTGGCGTGCGACAACGTCAAGTTTGTCGTCGAGCGCGACGGCGTGGTGCGCTGCGTGGTCGCGACGAACGCGGCGGTTGTCAAACACGAAACATGGCTCGAACTGAAGCCGCAATTTGGCGACGGAAAACCCGGCAACCTGTCACGCACGCTCGACGGTGGCTGGTTGCCAATTCCGATCATCACGGTCGCGCGCGACGGCGTGGAGTATCGCCAGCGCAGTTTCGTCGCGCCTTGCGACGAACCGGGCGGCGAGCCGGCCCGGTTCAATCGTCGTTCCGTTTGCGTGGTGGAATTCACCATCACCAACACGCAGTCGAATCCGGCGGAGGCGATGCTTTCTTTGAATTTCGCTGACCGCCGGACCGGAAACGCCCAGGTGAAATTCGCGCCTGATTCGCGCGGGTGGCTGGTGAGCAGCGAGCGCGGCTCCCTAGCCCTGGCCGCGACCGCCGCCGCGACTCCGTTGTTGGCCACAGCCCAGGAAGGCATACTCAAACTTTCCGGCACGCTGCCGGCTAATGGCACCGCGCAGTTCGCGATCTTCGTCCCTGCACAAGCCGATACCGCGCTCGACCGGCTCGAAGTTGCACCACTCCGCGCTGCGACCGAGGACTACTGGAAAGCCGTGCTCGCGCCCGCGATGCAAATCGCCACGCCCGATCCGCTGTTGAACGACGTGATCCGTTCGTCGCAAGTGCGTTGTTGGATTGATGCGCGCAACGAAGCCGACGGCGCGCGCCTCGCCGCGTGGATAGCCGCGATGCACTACGGCCCGCTGGAAAGCGAATCGCATTCGGTCATTCGCGGAATGGACTGCATGGGCCACGCGGATTTCGCCCGCCGATCGCTGGAGTTCTTCGTCCATCGCTACAACACCAACGGTTTTCTGACGACGGGCTACACGACGTTCGGCACGGCGTGGCATTTGTGGACGCTCGGCGAGCATTACCAGCTCACGCGCGACAAGGCGTGGCTGCGGCAAATCGCGCCGGAAATTGCGCGCGTCGGCCACTGGATTGTCCGGCAGACGGACAAAACGAAAACATCCGTAGCCGCCGACGTGAGGAGGCGGAACGAATCATTGCCAGAGACGCCAGTCCGCCTCTTCACGTCGGCGGCCACACCCGAATGCGGTCTCATGCCGCCGGGTGTTTTGGCGGATTGGAATTCCTTCGCCTATCACTTCGCGATGAACGCGTATTACTCGGCGGCTTTGCGCGGATTGGGCGATGCCCTTGGCGACATCGGTCATCCTGACGCTACGTTCTTCAAACGCCACGCCGCAGAACTGCGAGCCAACACGCTGCGCGCTTATGCCTGGACGCAATCGCGCTCGCCTGCGCTTGCGCTCCGTGACGGCACGTGGATTCCGCACTACCCGTCTCAGGTCCAGAGTCCCGGCAAGCTCACGGATTTTTTTCCCGGGCAGGATGCCGGCCGCAGTTGGTGTTACGATGTGGAGCTTGGCGCGCATCAACTTGTACCAACCGGCGTGCTTGACCCGCGCAGCCGTGAGGTCGAGCGAATGCTGGATCACCTCGAAGACGTGCAGTTTCTCGCTGACGGCTGGTTTGATTATCCCGCGAGGACAAATCACACCGACTGGTTCAACCTAGGCGGCTTCTCGAAAGTGCAGCCCTACTACACGCGCAACTGCGAAGTCTATGCGCTGCGGGACGACGTTAAGCCCTTTGTCCGCTCCTATTTCAACACCATCGCCGCGATGTTGAATCCGGAAGTGCTCACGATGTGGGAACATTTTCATCACAGCGGCGCGTGGGACAAGACACACGAGACTGGATACTTCCTGCATCAGACACGCACCATGCTCGTGGAGGAACGCGGCAACGAACTCTGGCTCGCGCCGTTCGCGACGAGCAACTGGCTGCGCGCAGGGCAGCGCGTCTCGGTGAAGAATGCTCCAACTCGATTTGGCGAGGTCAGTTACGAGATAAAGTCACGCGCGGGCCAGGGCTACATTGAAGCCACAATCAATCCGCCAACCCGACGGACGCCGAGAATTTTGGTGCTTCGATTGCGGCATCCCGACGGCAAACCGATGCGCACGGTGACGGTAAATGGAAAGGCGCACCGTAAGTTCGACCCGAAGGCGGAAACCGTCCGGATCGTTCCCGACAAGGCCGCGACCATCGTCGTGCGAGCCAGCTATTGAGGCATGAAACGAACGATTTTCGCGCTGCTGGTCCTGC is from Verrucomicrobiota bacterium and encodes:
- a CDS encoding NPCBM/NEW2 domain-containing protein: MTSPAQPSHTQPVSVARRICRSLLLAILPAFVTPSGLAAATAQPDYLSDHPELILSNTQDWGVLGFDSAAHAPDKEGVTLQIGEKTFAKGLGHHANGVISLMTDGQYESFDAEIGVQPCSGGSVIFRVIVDGHPRFDSGVMRSGDAPKPVHVSVAGAQEVRLEANDAGDGINCDMANWADARLVLAANATKVRRAETSVDMAPFARVVTWDPKRLDGARARRIEEFRADDLFTETELKPNRSGSYSVPAWTNGVGCIGLQWLNRRALRELALEFADATKVPATNAVRVEGWFGESAWQGNWRPLNGEFHREGARLIFSLAPKAGVIQTQKIRWILPATPQPSLVRLSAFTRSSWATTNLFVQFERPKAGARGELTICNGEPVAKSEIRNLKAGIAWKLSQPLHVSVRFSRPSSFKSDPTVLQFRLPTGNVGVAVEDVLTNDCVYLPDLSLFVAREPLPVTLADYKRRIAGRKTILEEVRALPDQTLAQAMARTHHDFQREGPVLLSLACDNVKFVVERDGVVRCVVATNAAVVKHETWLELKPQFGDGKPGNLSRTLDGGWLPIPIITVARDGVEYRQRSFVAPCDEPGGEPARFNRRSVCVVEFTITNTQSNPAEAMLSLNFADRRTGNAQVKFAPDSRGWLVSSERGSLALAATAAATPLLATAQEGILKLSGTLPANGTAQFAIFVPAQADTALDRLEVAPLRAATEDYWKAVLAPAMQIATPDPLLNDVIRSSQVRCWIDARNEADGARLAAWIAAMHYGPLESESHSVIRGMDCMGHADFARRSLEFFVHRYNTNGFLTTGYTTFGTAWHLWTLGEHYQLTRDKAWLRQIAPEIARVGHWIVRQTDKTKTSVAADVRRRNESLPETPVRLFTSAATPECGLMPPGVLADWNSFAYHFAMNAYYSAALRGLGDALGDIGHPDATFFKRHAAELRANTLRAYAWTQSRSPALALRDGTWIPHYPSQVQSPGKLTDFFPGQDAGRSWCYDVELGAHQLVPTGVLDPRSREVERMLDHLEDVQFLADGWFDYPARTNHTDWFNLGGFSKVQPYYTRNCEVYALRDDVKPFVRSYFNTIAAMLNPEVLTMWEHFHHSGAWDKTHETGYFLHQTRTMLVEERGNELWLAPFATSNWLRAGQRVSVKNAPTRFGEVSYEIKSRAGQGYIEATINPPTRRTPRILVLRLRHPDGKPMRTVTVNGKAHRKFDPKAETVRIVPDKAATIVVRASY
- a CDS encoding helix-turn-helix transcriptional regulator; translation: MFGTFIKELRARQRLGLRELCLKTGYDPSNWSKIEREVSPPPKDDKTLREWAKQLGLKPDTDGWHKFFNYAAVDAGRIPDHLLKDEELAAHLPVFFRTLSGQKPSREDLDKLVKLLRER
- a CDS encoding AAA family ATPase encodes the protein MHISKVTIENFRCFGEGDDRLELSLRPGLTALVGENDAGKTAVIDALRFALGTTDQDWFRLEDADFRPRAAAKQFKEIRIVCKFEGLSDEDKRAFIEYLSYEEIGGDHHQFLFVNWTAENTGETRKGRPYRRVEVHSGKNGDGPSIAPEAREFLRATYLRPLRDAEESLLAGRGSRLAQVLRQSNQIREGQDIWDDSKSLKDLDLSMRGIANLVNHLLEKHKGVEVARGEIDKNLSQLAILGDTLASTITVGGAKASPDAQLTELLEKLDLRLGGAGKLGLGSDNLLFMACELLLLAKESVGNRLLLIEEPEAHLHPQRQLRVMKYLQEQAEKEKESIQIIVTTHSPNLASAIKLNNLVMMHKGRAFSMAEQQTKLDSSDYRFLERFLDVTKANLFFARGVMIVEGDAENILLPTLAKLLGRDFTKHGVSIVNVGGVGLRRYAKIFQRKDEEKDRVLEIPVACVTDMDVMPDCAPVIIGKVEGGVDWPAPVARRWLAKKDFKNEEALAVHRIEKIAKAAGQRVQTFVSDEWTLEFDLALGPKNENGGFSAGLAKDVFVAASLADQDDAINANKKTVADVEQDAEKEFAALEAVVVGKDHCSKEEVLASHVYAKFVKRGVSKPIAAQYLASRLQVRKKDNVPLSLEDWHELLPKYLVRAIDCVTREFEAAPEGKPEPNE